In Gemmatimonadota bacterium, the genomic stretch GGCTTCGTCTTCCGGTCGTGTTTCGTCATCCTCGGGCGGGTCTTCCGCTTCCCGCACCGAATCCTTCGGTTGCGGATCTTCCGGCGGCGGCGTGGCGGAAGCCCGCAAAGCCAGTTTCACGAGATCCATCGCGCTCTCGCCGGGTGCCGCCTCTTCCGGAACCGGCGGAAGATCCGCAGTCACACTCTCCGGCGGCACATCCGATGCGCCCGCCGGTGCCCGGTTGCCTCGCTTGCCGCTTCCCTTGGCTCCCTTGCCCTTCTTGCCCTGCTTCGCCTTGCCTCCCCCCTTGCCCTTCCTTCTCTGCCCGCCTGCCTTGATGCTCTCGTCTGCCTCTGCCGATTCCGGACCTGCCGCGTCTTCCGCCGCCACCGGCCGCTCGCGATCGTCTGCGAAACTCCGCGCCACGCGCCCGCCCCCGCGCACCAGCACGCGCCGCTCTCCTTCGCCGAGCATCTCCAGATCAATGCGTTCGCCGGTAATCGTCGCGCTCCCGTCGAGAATCGACGGATTGCCGCGCATCTTCACGCGATCCCCGCTCCGGAAGAAGGTGACCGTGTCCGCGTGTGCTTCCATCGTCTCCCGGTGGATGATGACATTCCCGGTGGCCACCGCGGCCTCTTCCCGCGGGTCGTAAGTCATGCGGTCCGCAGAGACGCGCACCACCACTCCATCATCGTCTTCGAAGCGGGCGGACGGTTGCCCCGTCGCCCGGGCCAGATCGTACGCGCGGTCGTATTCCAGGTGCTCCCCTGTGACCACAACTCCGCTCTCGTCATCCGTGAACTCCGCGTTCCCCGCCGCATACAGAACTTCCGTGCGCTGGTCCCAGGTGATGGCATCGCCGCGAAGCGTGCCGGATGTGTCCTCGGCGGAGGCGTCGCCGATCAGTTCGAACCGATTCTCGTTGCGGTACCAGAACCCCTCCTCCGCGACGGCGGTCCCCTCTCTCCCGAACACCACCAATCGATCCGGGAAGCGCGCCAACCGACGGTCCCGGTCGTAATACACATAAGGAGCCCGCACGGAGACCGAGTCGTCCCGCATACGCACATGGCCGGAGAGCAGCGCACGCCGCCCGCCCTCCAGATAACGCGCTTCGTCCGAGGTTGCGTGGAGGTTCCCGTGGCGAATGACCACGCTGTCGACAAACGAGTGCACACGCGCCCCGTCGGCTGACACCACGGAATGCGATGCACGCGAAGTAATCGTCCAGGGATCTTCGGAGTCCGGAGGAACGGCAGCCAGTGCCAGAAGCGCGCCGAACAGAAGGGCGCTCAGCGCAAGGCGGGACGATGCCGGATGGGGCCTCCGAAGACCCACGGGTCAGTTCTCCGCGCCGGCGGGGGAGTGAAGTGCTTCGCCCGAAGCGGAATCGAAGACATGCAGAGCCTCTCCGCGGAGAACAAAACCGCGCCGCTCCCCGGCACTCACTGCGCGATCCGGCGCAACCCGAGCAACGAGTTCCATCGAACCCGCACGGGCGTGAACCAGGATTTCGCTGCCGAGCGGCTCTACCACTTCCACATTCGCCTCCACCGATGCGTGCGCGGCACGCTCGGCTAGTTCCAGATCCTCGGGACGAATGCCGACCGTCAGGTTCTCCGGCAGATCCTCCAGCCCCGGAACCCCGGAAAGATCCACCGAAAACCCGGCACCCGAAAGCCGAGGCCCGCCGTCTGACCGCGAAACCCGGCCTTCCAGGAAGTTCATCGCCGGGCTCCCAATGAAGCCCGCCACAAACCGATTCGTCGGGCGGCGGTAGAGACTGAGCGGGTCCGCAATCTGCTGAATCACGCCATCCTTCATCAGCGTGATCCTCGTCCCCATAGTCATGGCCTCCACCTGATCGTGCGTGACATACATCATGGTCGCGCCGAGTTGCTGGTGAAGGCGGGAGATCTCCGTTCGCATCTGAACACGAAGTTTCGCGTCGAGGTTGGACAGGGGTTCGTCGAAGAGGAACACCTTGGGCTTGCGAACGATCGCCCGCCCGACGGCAACACGCTGCCGCTGCCCGCCGGAGAGCGCCTTCGGGCGGCGCTTCAGGAGTTCCGTAAGGCCGAGAATCTCAGCGGCTTCACGGACGCGGGAGTCGATCTCCGAGCGATCGTACTTTCGCATCTTCAACCCGAACGCCATGTTGTCGTACACAGTCATGTGCGGGTACAGCGCGTAGTTCTGAAAAACCATGGCGATGTCCCGGTCTTTCGGTGCCACATCGTTCACGATGCGTCCGTCGATGGACACTTCTCCGCGCGTGATGTCCTCAAGCCCCGCGACCATGCGAAGCGTCGTGGACTTGCCGCACCCTGAAGGCCCGACGATGACCATGAACTCGCCGTCTTCAATCGTGAACGAGGCTTCCTTCACCGCATCCACATCACCCGGGTAGGTCTTCCAGACATTGCGAAACTCGACCTTGGCCATTCTCTATCCTTCCCACGCGCCCGCAGGCGCCGGTTCCTCTGCCGGCCCGGGGGTATCCACCGGATCCCCGAACGCCCGCATGGCGGCTCCGACCGTGAAGAGCGAACCCGCCACGACAACCCATGCTCCCGCCGGAAGACTCTCCCGCGCAAACGCCACGGCGTCCGCCACGCTCTCCCGCCAGTCCACATTCATTCCTGCGGCGGCAAGCGCCGACGCGGTTTCCTCCGCCGGCCTCGCGCGGACCGGGTGCGGAGGGGTGGCGGTCACGGCTCGCCGAAAGACGCCGGAGAGGCGCGTGGCCATCTCTGACAGATCCTTGTCGCCCAGCACGCCGAGCACAAGCACCGAACCTTCAGGAAGCCCAAGTTCCACCAGCGAATGGCTGAGCGCCGCAACCCCCGCCGCA encodes the following:
- a CDS encoding LptA/OstA family protein — encoded protein: MGLRRPHPASSRLALSALLFGALLALAAVPPDSEDPWTITSRASHSVVSADGARVHSFVDSVVIRHGNLHATSDEARYLEGGRRALLSGHVRMRDDSVSVRAPYVYYDRDRRLARFPDRLVVFGREGTAVAEEGFWYRNENRFELIGDASAEDTSGTLRGDAITWDQRTEVLYAAGNAEFTDDESGVVVTGEHLEYDRAYDLARATGQPSARFEDDDGVVVRVSADRMTYDPREEAAVATGNVIIHRETMEAHADTVTFFRSGDRVKMRGNPSILDGSATITGERIDLEMLGEGERRVLVRGGGRVARSFADDRERPVAAEDAAGPESAEADESIKAGGQRRKGKGGGKAKQGKKGKGAKGSGKRGNRAPAGASDVPPESVTADLPPVPEEAAPGESAMDLVKLALRASATPPPEDPQPKDSVREAEDPPEDDETRPEDEA
- the ugpC gene encoding sn-glycerol-3-phosphate ABC transporter ATP-binding protein UgpC, with protein sequence MAKVEFRNVWKTYPGDVDAVKEASFTIEDGEFMVIVGPSGCGKSTTLRMVAGLEDITRGEVSIDGRIVNDVAPKDRDIAMVFQNYALYPHMTVYDNMAFGLKMRKYDRSEIDSRVREAAEILGLTELLKRRPKALSGGQRQRVAVGRAIVRKPKVFLFDEPLSNLDAKLRVQMRTEISRLHQQLGATMMYVTHDQVEAMTMGTRITLMKDGVIQQIADPLSLYRRPTNRFVAGFIGSPAMNFLEGRVSRSDGGPRLSGAGFSVDLSGVPGLEDLPENLTVGIRPEDLELAERAAHASVEANVEVVEPLGSEILVHARAGSMELVARVAPDRAVSAGERRGFVLRGEALHVFDSASGEALHSPAGAEN